A genomic segment from Labrus bergylta chromosome 3, fLabBer1.1, whole genome shotgun sequence encodes:
- the tle3b gene encoding transducin-like enhancer protein 3-B isoform X2 yields MYPQGRHPAPHQPGQPGFKFTVAESCDRIKDEFQFLQAQYHSLKVEYDKLANEKTEMQRHYVMYYEMSYGLNIEMHKQTEIAKRLNAILAQIMPFLSQEHQQQVAQAVERAKQVTMTELNAIIGVRGLPNLPLTQQPPHSVYPAFMQQQLQAQHLSHAAHGPPVQLPPHPSGLQPPGIPPVTGAGSGLLALGALGSQAHLPVKDEKNHHDLEHRGPSSFHSPLAIPLKERESSTNNSVSPSDSLRAASEKHRGSSDYSLDSKKRKVDDKDSMSRYDSDGDKSDDLVVDVSNEDPATPRVSPAHSPPENGLDKSRVLKKDAAPNSPASVASSGSTPSSKAKDHAHNDKSSTPSLKSNTPTPRNEAPTPGTSTTPGLRPLTMGKPPGMEALAAPALRTPLSIAGSYASPFAMMGHHEMNGSLTSPGVYPGLISPQISAAAAAAYGRSPIAGFDPHPHMRAPGLPASLTSISGGKPAYSFHVSADGQMQPVPFPPDALIGPGIPRHARQINTLSHGEVVCAVTISNPTRHVYTGGKGCVKIWDISQPGSKSPVSQLDCLNRDNYIRSCKLLPDGRTLIVGGEASTLTIWDLASQTPRIKAELTSSAPACYALAISPDAKVCFSCCSDGNIAVWDLHNQTLVRQFQGHTDGASCIDISHDGTKLWTGGLDNTVRSWDLREGRQLQQHDFTSQIFSLGYCPTGEWLAVGMESSNVEVLHHTKPDKYQLHLHESCVLSLKFAYCGKWFVSTGKDNLLNAWRTPYGASIFQSKESSSVLSCDISADDKYIVTGSGDKKATVYEVIY; encoded by the exons ATGTATCCACAAGGCCGGCATCCG GCACCTCACCAGCCAGGACAGCCTGGCTTCAAGTTCACGGTAGCAGAGTCCTGCGACAGGATCAAAGACGAGTTTCAATTCCTGCAGGCGCAGTACCACAG TCTTAAAGTGGAGTACGACAAACTGGCTAATGAAAAGACGGAGATGCAACGTCACTACGTCATG TACTACGAGATGTCCTATGGGCTCAACATTGAGATGCACAAACAG ACTGAGATTGCCAAACGTCTCAATGCAATTCTGGCTCAGATCATGCCGTTCTTGTCACAAGAG CACCAACAGCAGGTGGCTCAGGCTGTTGAACGGGCCAAGCAGGTGACAATGACTGAGCTAAATGCTATCATCGGGGTACGTGGACTTCCCAATCTGCCTCTCACT cagcagccgcctcaTAGTGTCTACCCAGCCTTCATG cagcagcagctccaggcTCAGCACCTCTCTCACGCAGCCCACGGGCCCCCAGTCCAGCTGCCCCCCCACCCGTCAGGCCTGCAGCCTCCCGGCATCCCCCCTGTGACGGGCGCAGGCTCTGGCCTGCTGGCTCTTGGTGCTCTTGGCAGCCAGGCCCATCTGCCTGTTAAGGATGAGAAGAACCACCACGACCTGGAGCACAGA GGACCCTCATCTTTTCACTCTCCTCTGGCCATTCCTCTGAAAGAACGCGAGTCGAGCACG AATAACTCGGTGTCGCCGTCTGACAGCCTGCGGGCAGCGAGTGAGAAGCACCGCGGCTCTTCAGATTACAGTCTGGACTCCAAGAAACGCAAAGTGGATGACAAAGACAGCATGAGCAGATAT GACAGTGATGGAGACAAAAGTGACGACTTGGTGGTGGATGTTTCCAATGAG GATCCGGCTACCCCTCGAGTCAGCCCTGCTCACTCTCCTCCAGAAAACGGCCTGGATAAATCCAGAGTCCTGAAGAAGGATGCTGCCCCCAACAGCCCCGCTTCTGTCGCATCGTCAGGCAGCACTCCATCCTCCAAAGCAAAGGACCACGCCCAT AACGACAAGTCTTCCACACCAAGCCTGAAGTCCAACACACCGACGCCAAGAAATGAGGCCCCCACACCAGGAACCAGCACCACCCCAGGACTAAGGCCCCTCACAATGGGCAAACCACCTGGCATGGAGGCACTTG CTGCGCCTGCTCTGCGTACACCTCTGTCCATCGCGGGTTCCTATGCCTCCCCATTTGCTATGATGGGCCATCATGAGATGAATGGATCCCTGACCAGCCCAGGCGTCTATCCAGGTCTCATCTCACCACAGATtagtgctgcagctgctgccgcCTATGGACGCTCTCCCATT GCAGGGTTTGACCCTCATCCTCACATGAGAGCTCCTGGGCTGCCAGCCAGCCTTACATCCATTTCTGGAGGAAAACC AGCGTATTCTTTTCACGTGAGTGCGGATGGTCAGATGCAACCCGTGCCCTTCCCTCCAGATGCACTGATCGGCCCAGGCATCCCACGCCATGCTCGCCAGATTAACACACTGAGCCACGGGGAAGTCGTGTGCGCTGTTACCATCAGCAACCCAACGCGCCATGTCTACACTGGCGGCAAGGGTTGTGTCAAGATTTGGGACATAAGCCAACCAGGCAGCAAGAGCCCGGTGTCCCAACTCGACTGCCTG aACAGGGACAATTACATCCGCTCCTGCAAGCTGTTGCCTGACGGCCGCACACTTATAGTGGGTGGTGAGGCCAGCACACTGACCATCTGGGACCTTGCCTCACAAACACCCCGCATTAAGGCCGAGCTCACCTCTTCTGCTCCGGCCTGCTACGCCCTGGCCATTAGTCCTGACGCCAAGGtctgtttctcctgctgctcagaTGGAAATATCGCTGTGTGGGACCTCCATAACCAGACCCTCGTTAG GCAGTTCCAGGGCCACACAGATGGAGCCAGCTGCATTGACATCTCTCATGATGGGACCAAATTGTGGACTGGGGGACTTGACAACACAGTCCGCTCTTGGGATCTAAGGGAGGGGCGACAGCTCCAACAACATGATTTTACCTCACAG ATCTTCTCGCTGGGCTACTGTCCTACTGGAGAATGGCTGGCTGTGGGTATGGAGAGCAGCAATGTGGAGGTGCTTCACCACACCAAGCCTGACAAGTACCAACTGCACCTGCATGAAAGCTGTGTCCTCTCGCTAAAGTTTGCTTACTGTG GTAAATGGTTTGTGAGCACAGGGAAGGACAACCTGCTGAACGCATGGAGGACTCCTTATGGTGCTAGCATATTCCAG TCAAAGGAGTCATCCTCCGTCCTGAGCTGTGACATCTCAGCAGATGACAAATACATCGTGACTGGATCTGGAGACAAGAAGGCAACAGTGTACGAGGTCATCTATTGA
- the tle3b gene encoding transducin-like enhancer protein 3-B isoform X4, with amino-acid sequence MYPQGRHPAPHQPGQPGFKFTVAESCDRIKDEFQFLQAQYHSLKVEYDKLANEKTEMQRHYVMYYEMSYGLNIEMHKQTEIAKRLNAILAQIMPFLSQEHQQQVAQAVERAKQVTMTELNAIIGVRGLPNLPLTQQPPHSVYPAFMQQLQAQHLSHAAHGPPVQLPPHPSGLQPPGIPPVTGAGSGLLALGALGSQAHLPVKDEKNHHDLEHRGPSSFHSPLAIPLKERESSTNNSVSPSDSLRAASEKHRGSSDYSLDSKKRKVDDKDSMSRYDSDGDKSDDLVVDVSNEDPATPRVSPAHSPPENGLDKSRVLKKDAAPNSPASVASSGSTPSSKAKDHAHNDKSSTPSLKSNTPTPRNEAPTPGTSTTPGLRPLTMGKPPGMEALAAPALRTPLSIAGSYASPFAMMGHHEMNGSLTSPGVYPGLISPQISAAAAAAYGRSPIAGFDPHPHMRAPGLPASLTSISGGKPAYSFHVSADGQMQPVPFPPDALIGPGIPRHARQINTLSHGEVVCAVTISNPTRHVYTGGKGCVKIWDISQPGSKSPVSQLDCLNRDNYIRSCKLLPDGRTLIVGGEASTLTIWDLASQTPRIKAELTSSAPACYALAISPDAKVCFSCCSDGNIAVWDLHNQTLVRQFQGHTDGASCIDISHDGTKLWTGGLDNTVRSWDLREGRQLQQHDFTSQIFSLGYCPTGEWLAVGMESSNVEVLHHTKPDKYQLHLHESCVLSLKFAYCGKWFVSTGKDNLLNAWRTPYGASIFQSKESSSVLSCDISADDKYIVTGSGDKKATVYEVIY; translated from the exons ATGTATCCACAAGGCCGGCATCCG GCACCTCACCAGCCAGGACAGCCTGGCTTCAAGTTCACGGTAGCAGAGTCCTGCGACAGGATCAAAGACGAGTTTCAATTCCTGCAGGCGCAGTACCACAG TCTTAAAGTGGAGTACGACAAACTGGCTAATGAAAAGACGGAGATGCAACGTCACTACGTCATG TACTACGAGATGTCCTATGGGCTCAACATTGAGATGCACAAACAG ACTGAGATTGCCAAACGTCTCAATGCAATTCTGGCTCAGATCATGCCGTTCTTGTCACAAGAG CACCAACAGCAGGTGGCTCAGGCTGTTGAACGGGCCAAGCAGGTGACAATGACTGAGCTAAATGCTATCATCGGGGTACGTGGACTTCCCAATCTGCCTCTCACT cagcagccgcctcaTAGTGTCTACCCAGCCTTCATG cagcagctccaggcTCAGCACCTCTCTCACGCAGCCCACGGGCCCCCAGTCCAGCTGCCCCCCCACCCGTCAGGCCTGCAGCCTCCCGGCATCCCCCCTGTGACGGGCGCAGGCTCTGGCCTGCTGGCTCTTGGTGCTCTTGGCAGCCAGGCCCATCTGCCTGTTAAGGATGAGAAGAACCACCACGACCTGGAGCACAGA GGACCCTCATCTTTTCACTCTCCTCTGGCCATTCCTCTGAAAGAACGCGAGTCGAGCACG AATAACTCGGTGTCGCCGTCTGACAGCCTGCGGGCAGCGAGTGAGAAGCACCGCGGCTCTTCAGATTACAGTCTGGACTCCAAGAAACGCAAAGTGGATGACAAAGACAGCATGAGCAGATAT GACAGTGATGGAGACAAAAGTGACGACTTGGTGGTGGATGTTTCCAATGAG GATCCGGCTACCCCTCGAGTCAGCCCTGCTCACTCTCCTCCAGAAAACGGCCTGGATAAATCCAGAGTCCTGAAGAAGGATGCTGCCCCCAACAGCCCCGCTTCTGTCGCATCGTCAGGCAGCACTCCATCCTCCAAAGCAAAGGACCACGCCCAT AACGACAAGTCTTCCACACCAAGCCTGAAGTCCAACACACCGACGCCAAGAAATGAGGCCCCCACACCAGGAACCAGCACCACCCCAGGACTAAGGCCCCTCACAATGGGCAAACCACCTGGCATGGAGGCACTTG CTGCGCCTGCTCTGCGTACACCTCTGTCCATCGCGGGTTCCTATGCCTCCCCATTTGCTATGATGGGCCATCATGAGATGAATGGATCCCTGACCAGCCCAGGCGTCTATCCAGGTCTCATCTCACCACAGATtagtgctgcagctgctgccgcCTATGGACGCTCTCCCATT GCAGGGTTTGACCCTCATCCTCACATGAGAGCTCCTGGGCTGCCAGCCAGCCTTACATCCATTTCTGGAGGAAAACC AGCGTATTCTTTTCACGTGAGTGCGGATGGTCAGATGCAACCCGTGCCCTTCCCTCCAGATGCACTGATCGGCCCAGGCATCCCACGCCATGCTCGCCAGATTAACACACTGAGCCACGGGGAAGTCGTGTGCGCTGTTACCATCAGCAACCCAACGCGCCATGTCTACACTGGCGGCAAGGGTTGTGTCAAGATTTGGGACATAAGCCAACCAGGCAGCAAGAGCCCGGTGTCCCAACTCGACTGCCTG aACAGGGACAATTACATCCGCTCCTGCAAGCTGTTGCCTGACGGCCGCACACTTATAGTGGGTGGTGAGGCCAGCACACTGACCATCTGGGACCTTGCCTCACAAACACCCCGCATTAAGGCCGAGCTCACCTCTTCTGCTCCGGCCTGCTACGCCCTGGCCATTAGTCCTGACGCCAAGGtctgtttctcctgctgctcagaTGGAAATATCGCTGTGTGGGACCTCCATAACCAGACCCTCGTTAG GCAGTTCCAGGGCCACACAGATGGAGCCAGCTGCATTGACATCTCTCATGATGGGACCAAATTGTGGACTGGGGGACTTGACAACACAGTCCGCTCTTGGGATCTAAGGGAGGGGCGACAGCTCCAACAACATGATTTTACCTCACAG ATCTTCTCGCTGGGCTACTGTCCTACTGGAGAATGGCTGGCTGTGGGTATGGAGAGCAGCAATGTGGAGGTGCTTCACCACACCAAGCCTGACAAGTACCAACTGCACCTGCATGAAAGCTGTGTCCTCTCGCTAAAGTTTGCTTACTGTG GTAAATGGTTTGTGAGCACAGGGAAGGACAACCTGCTGAACGCATGGAGGACTCCTTATGGTGCTAGCATATTCCAG TCAAAGGAGTCATCCTCCGTCCTGAGCTGTGACATCTCAGCAGATGACAAATACATCGTGACTGGATCTGGAGACAAGAAGGCAACAGTGTACGAGGTCATCTATTGA
- the tle3b gene encoding transducin-like enhancer protein 3-B isoform X14 encodes MYPQGRHPAPHQPGQPGFKFTVAESCDRIKDEFQFLQAQYHSLKVEYDKLANEKTEMQRHYVMYYEMSYGLNIEMHKQTEIAKRLNAILAQIMPFLSQEHQQQVAQAVERAKQVTMTELNAIIGVRGLPNLPLTQQQLQAQHLSHAAHGPPVQLPPHPSGLQPPGIPPVTGAGSGLLALGALGSQAHLPVKDEKNHHDLEHRERESSTNNSVSPSDSLRAASEKHRGSSDYSLDSKKRKVDDKDSMSRYDSDGDKSDDLVVDVSNEDPATPRVSPAHSPPENGLDKSRVLKKDAAPNSPASVASSGSTPSSKAKDHAHNDKSSTPSLKSNTPTPRNEAPTPGTSTTPGLRPLTMGKPPGMEALAAPALRTPLSIAGSYASPFAMMGHHEMNGSLTSPGVYPGLISPQISAAAAAAYGRSPIAGFDPHPHMRAPGLPASLTSISGGKPAYSFHVSADGQMQPVPFPPDALIGPGIPRHARQINTLSHGEVVCAVTISNPTRHVYTGGKGCVKIWDISQPGSKSPVSQLDCLNRDNYIRSCKLLPDGRTLIVGGEASTLTIWDLASQTPRIKAELTSSAPACYALAISPDAKVCFSCCSDGNIAVWDLHNQTLVRQFQGHTDGASCIDISHDGTKLWTGGLDNTVRSWDLREGRQLQQHDFTSQIFSLGYCPTGEWLAVGMESSNVEVLHHTKPDKYQLHLHESCVLSLKFAYCGKWFVSTGKDNLLNAWRTPYGASIFQSKESSSVLSCDISADDKYIVTGSGDKKATVYEVIY; translated from the exons ATGTATCCACAAGGCCGGCATCCG GCACCTCACCAGCCAGGACAGCCTGGCTTCAAGTTCACGGTAGCAGAGTCCTGCGACAGGATCAAAGACGAGTTTCAATTCCTGCAGGCGCAGTACCACAG TCTTAAAGTGGAGTACGACAAACTGGCTAATGAAAAGACGGAGATGCAACGTCACTACGTCATG TACTACGAGATGTCCTATGGGCTCAACATTGAGATGCACAAACAG ACTGAGATTGCCAAACGTCTCAATGCAATTCTGGCTCAGATCATGCCGTTCTTGTCACAAGAG CACCAACAGCAGGTGGCTCAGGCTGTTGAACGGGCCAAGCAGGTGACAATGACTGAGCTAAATGCTATCATCGGGGTACGTGGACTTCCCAATCTGCCTCTCACT cagcagcagctccaggcTCAGCACCTCTCTCACGCAGCCCACGGGCCCCCAGTCCAGCTGCCCCCCCACCCGTCAGGCCTGCAGCCTCCCGGCATCCCCCCTGTGACGGGCGCAGGCTCTGGCCTGCTGGCTCTTGGTGCTCTTGGCAGCCAGGCCCATCTGCCTGTTAAGGATGAGAAGAACCACCACGACCTGGAGCACAGAG AACGCGAGTCGAGCACG AATAACTCGGTGTCGCCGTCTGACAGCCTGCGGGCAGCGAGTGAGAAGCACCGCGGCTCTTCAGATTACAGTCTGGACTCCAAGAAACGCAAAGTGGATGACAAAGACAGCATGAGCAGATAT GACAGTGATGGAGACAAAAGTGACGACTTGGTGGTGGATGTTTCCAATGAG GATCCGGCTACCCCTCGAGTCAGCCCTGCTCACTCTCCTCCAGAAAACGGCCTGGATAAATCCAGAGTCCTGAAGAAGGATGCTGCCCCCAACAGCCCCGCTTCTGTCGCATCGTCAGGCAGCACTCCATCCTCCAAAGCAAAGGACCACGCCCAT AACGACAAGTCTTCCACACCAAGCCTGAAGTCCAACACACCGACGCCAAGAAATGAGGCCCCCACACCAGGAACCAGCACCACCCCAGGACTAAGGCCCCTCACAATGGGCAAACCACCTGGCATGGAGGCACTTG CTGCGCCTGCTCTGCGTACACCTCTGTCCATCGCGGGTTCCTATGCCTCCCCATTTGCTATGATGGGCCATCATGAGATGAATGGATCCCTGACCAGCCCAGGCGTCTATCCAGGTCTCATCTCACCACAGATtagtgctgcagctgctgccgcCTATGGACGCTCTCCCATT GCAGGGTTTGACCCTCATCCTCACATGAGAGCTCCTGGGCTGCCAGCCAGCCTTACATCCATTTCTGGAGGAAAACC AGCGTATTCTTTTCACGTGAGTGCGGATGGTCAGATGCAACCCGTGCCCTTCCCTCCAGATGCACTGATCGGCCCAGGCATCCCACGCCATGCTCGCCAGATTAACACACTGAGCCACGGGGAAGTCGTGTGCGCTGTTACCATCAGCAACCCAACGCGCCATGTCTACACTGGCGGCAAGGGTTGTGTCAAGATTTGGGACATAAGCCAACCAGGCAGCAAGAGCCCGGTGTCCCAACTCGACTGCCTG aACAGGGACAATTACATCCGCTCCTGCAAGCTGTTGCCTGACGGCCGCACACTTATAGTGGGTGGTGAGGCCAGCACACTGACCATCTGGGACCTTGCCTCACAAACACCCCGCATTAAGGCCGAGCTCACCTCTTCTGCTCCGGCCTGCTACGCCCTGGCCATTAGTCCTGACGCCAAGGtctgtttctcctgctgctcagaTGGAAATATCGCTGTGTGGGACCTCCATAACCAGACCCTCGTTAG GCAGTTCCAGGGCCACACAGATGGAGCCAGCTGCATTGACATCTCTCATGATGGGACCAAATTGTGGACTGGGGGACTTGACAACACAGTCCGCTCTTGGGATCTAAGGGAGGGGCGACAGCTCCAACAACATGATTTTACCTCACAG ATCTTCTCGCTGGGCTACTGTCCTACTGGAGAATGGCTGGCTGTGGGTATGGAGAGCAGCAATGTGGAGGTGCTTCACCACACCAAGCCTGACAAGTACCAACTGCACCTGCATGAAAGCTGTGTCCTCTCGCTAAAGTTTGCTTACTGTG GTAAATGGTTTGTGAGCACAGGGAAGGACAACCTGCTGAACGCATGGAGGACTCCTTATGGTGCTAGCATATTCCAG TCAAAGGAGTCATCCTCCGTCCTGAGCTGTGACATCTCAGCAGATGACAAATACATCGTGACTGGATCTGGAGACAAGAAGGCAACAGTGTACGAGGTCATCTATTGA
- the tle3b gene encoding transducin-like enhancer protein 3-B isoform X10 — MYPQGRHPAPHQPGQPGFKFTVAESCDRIKDEFQFLQAQYHSLKVEYDKLANEKTEMQRHYVMYYEMSYGLNIEMHKQTEIAKRLNAILAQIMPFLSQEHQQQVAQAVERAKQVTMTELNAIIGVRGLPNLPLTQQQLQAQHLSHAAHGPPVQLPPHPSGLQPPGIPPVTGAGSGLLALGALGSQAHLPVKDEKNHHDLEHRGPSSFHSPLAIPLKERESSTNNSVSPSDSLRAASEKHRGSSDYSLDSKKRKVDDKDSMSRYDSDGDKSDDLVVDVSNEDPATPRVSPAHSPPENGLDKSRVLKKDAAPNSPASVASSGSTPSSKAKDHAHNDKSSTPSLKSNTPTPRNEAPTPGTSTTPGLRPLTMGKPPGMEALAAPALRTPLSIAGSYASPFAMMGHHEMNGSLTSPGVYPGLISPQISAAAAAAYGRSPIAGFDPHPHMRAPGLPASLTSISGGKPAYSFHVSADGQMQPVPFPPDALIGPGIPRHARQINTLSHGEVVCAVTISNPTRHVYTGGKGCVKIWDISQPGSKSPVSQLDCLNRDNYIRSCKLLPDGRTLIVGGEASTLTIWDLASQTPRIKAELTSSAPACYALAISPDAKVCFSCCSDGNIAVWDLHNQTLVRQFQGHTDGASCIDISHDGTKLWTGGLDNTVRSWDLREGRQLQQHDFTSQIFSLGYCPTGEWLAVGMESSNVEVLHHTKPDKYQLHLHESCVLSLKFAYCGKWFVSTGKDNLLNAWRTPYGASIFQSKESSSVLSCDISADDKYIVTGSGDKKATVYEVIY, encoded by the exons ATGTATCCACAAGGCCGGCATCCG GCACCTCACCAGCCAGGACAGCCTGGCTTCAAGTTCACGGTAGCAGAGTCCTGCGACAGGATCAAAGACGAGTTTCAATTCCTGCAGGCGCAGTACCACAG TCTTAAAGTGGAGTACGACAAACTGGCTAATGAAAAGACGGAGATGCAACGTCACTACGTCATG TACTACGAGATGTCCTATGGGCTCAACATTGAGATGCACAAACAG ACTGAGATTGCCAAACGTCTCAATGCAATTCTGGCTCAGATCATGCCGTTCTTGTCACAAGAG CACCAACAGCAGGTGGCTCAGGCTGTTGAACGGGCCAAGCAGGTGACAATGACTGAGCTAAATGCTATCATCGGGGTACGTGGACTTCCCAATCTGCCTCTCACT cagcagcagctccaggcTCAGCACCTCTCTCACGCAGCCCACGGGCCCCCAGTCCAGCTGCCCCCCCACCCGTCAGGCCTGCAGCCTCCCGGCATCCCCCCTGTGACGGGCGCAGGCTCTGGCCTGCTGGCTCTTGGTGCTCTTGGCAGCCAGGCCCATCTGCCTGTTAAGGATGAGAAGAACCACCACGACCTGGAGCACAGA GGACCCTCATCTTTTCACTCTCCTCTGGCCATTCCTCTGAAAGAACGCGAGTCGAGCACG AATAACTCGGTGTCGCCGTCTGACAGCCTGCGGGCAGCGAGTGAGAAGCACCGCGGCTCTTCAGATTACAGTCTGGACTCCAAGAAACGCAAAGTGGATGACAAAGACAGCATGAGCAGATAT GACAGTGATGGAGACAAAAGTGACGACTTGGTGGTGGATGTTTCCAATGAG GATCCGGCTACCCCTCGAGTCAGCCCTGCTCACTCTCCTCCAGAAAACGGCCTGGATAAATCCAGAGTCCTGAAGAAGGATGCTGCCCCCAACAGCCCCGCTTCTGTCGCATCGTCAGGCAGCACTCCATCCTCCAAAGCAAAGGACCACGCCCAT AACGACAAGTCTTCCACACCAAGCCTGAAGTCCAACACACCGACGCCAAGAAATGAGGCCCCCACACCAGGAACCAGCACCACCCCAGGACTAAGGCCCCTCACAATGGGCAAACCACCTGGCATGGAGGCACTTG CTGCGCCTGCTCTGCGTACACCTCTGTCCATCGCGGGTTCCTATGCCTCCCCATTTGCTATGATGGGCCATCATGAGATGAATGGATCCCTGACCAGCCCAGGCGTCTATCCAGGTCTCATCTCACCACAGATtagtgctgcagctgctgccgcCTATGGACGCTCTCCCATT GCAGGGTTTGACCCTCATCCTCACATGAGAGCTCCTGGGCTGCCAGCCAGCCTTACATCCATTTCTGGAGGAAAACC AGCGTATTCTTTTCACGTGAGTGCGGATGGTCAGATGCAACCCGTGCCCTTCCCTCCAGATGCACTGATCGGCCCAGGCATCCCACGCCATGCTCGCCAGATTAACACACTGAGCCACGGGGAAGTCGTGTGCGCTGTTACCATCAGCAACCCAACGCGCCATGTCTACACTGGCGGCAAGGGTTGTGTCAAGATTTGGGACATAAGCCAACCAGGCAGCAAGAGCCCGGTGTCCCAACTCGACTGCCTG aACAGGGACAATTACATCCGCTCCTGCAAGCTGTTGCCTGACGGCCGCACACTTATAGTGGGTGGTGAGGCCAGCACACTGACCATCTGGGACCTTGCCTCACAAACACCCCGCATTAAGGCCGAGCTCACCTCTTCTGCTCCGGCCTGCTACGCCCTGGCCATTAGTCCTGACGCCAAGGtctgtttctcctgctgctcagaTGGAAATATCGCTGTGTGGGACCTCCATAACCAGACCCTCGTTAG GCAGTTCCAGGGCCACACAGATGGAGCCAGCTGCATTGACATCTCTCATGATGGGACCAAATTGTGGACTGGGGGACTTGACAACACAGTCCGCTCTTGGGATCTAAGGGAGGGGCGACAGCTCCAACAACATGATTTTACCTCACAG ATCTTCTCGCTGGGCTACTGTCCTACTGGAGAATGGCTGGCTGTGGGTATGGAGAGCAGCAATGTGGAGGTGCTTCACCACACCAAGCCTGACAAGTACCAACTGCACCTGCATGAAAGCTGTGTCCTCTCGCTAAAGTTTGCTTACTGTG GTAAATGGTTTGTGAGCACAGGGAAGGACAACCTGCTGAACGCATGGAGGACTCCTTATGGTGCTAGCATATTCCAG TCAAAGGAGTCATCCTCCGTCCTGAGCTGTGACATCTCAGCAGATGACAAATACATCGTGACTGGATCTGGAGACAAGAAGGCAACAGTGTACGAGGTCATCTATTGA